In Nicotiana tabacum cultivar K326 chromosome 2, ASM71507v2, whole genome shotgun sequence, the following proteins share a genomic window:
- the LOC142170797 gene encoding uncharacterized protein LOC142170797: MELSKGRWEAHSHGPGKDVAIRPPSGDEEVLPSAPKQAKEKKRKGAPSSPSSEKKKPARKSRKPKGDTGAMPSDLIRRLKDEPEEGEKEDNSKLVARVRANVLIQKFSESAEVDEGALAEVPEPERVEATPSQTEMVKRETEDEASRAAKDVSRDELRMVDISGSPQISDAMIREANMLEGRS; the protein is encoded by the exons ATGGAgttatcaaagggtcgatgggaggcccacAGTCATG gccCCGGGAAGGATGTTGCAATTAGGCCCCCATCTGGTGACGAAGAAGTCCTTCCATCTGCTCCGAAGCAAgccaaagagaagaagagaaaaggggcTCCGAGTTCCCCGAGCTCAGAAAAGAAAAAACCGGCGAGGAAGTCTCGCAAGCCTAAGGGGGACACCGGTGCTATGCCTTCGGACTTGATCCGCCGATTAAAGGATGAGCCCGAAGAAGGAGAAAAGGAAGATAATTCCAAATTAGTGGCCCGTGTGCGGGCTAATGTTTTGATACAAAAGTTCTCTGAATCGGCGGAGGTTGATGAGGGAGCTTTGGCCGAAGTTCCTGAACCAGAAAGAGTCGAGGCCACTCCGTCCCAAACTGAGATGGTCAAGAGAGAGACCGAGGATGAGGCTTCCCGAGCAGCAAAAGATGTCTCGAGGGACGAGCTCAGGATGGTCGATATTTCTGGATCCCCTCAGATTTCGGACGCTATGATCCGTGAGGCCAATATGTTGGAAGGTCGCTCTTAA
- the LOC107795698 gene encoding oligoribonuclease isoform X2, whose amino-acid sequence MYQISNAFSLLNLDVEDSQDETRTDITNGATGRVNRKGKGKDKYGSPGEMEVLEHEKGDQKSVSAEYKLPLVWIDLEMTGLNIEVDRILEIACVVTDGNLTNSIEVIEFVKRNIGTYTPLLAGNSVYVDFQFLKKYMPNLASLFSHVLVDVSSVKALCVRWFPRDSKKAPKKECKHRAMDDIKESIAELKYFKEHIFKASKSNK is encoded by the exons ATGTATCAAATCTCAAATGCCTTTTCATTGCTAAATTTGGATGTTGAAGATAGCCAGGATGAAACCCGAACTGATATTACTAATGGGGCCACCGGTAGAGTAAACAGAAAAG GTAAAGGGAAAGACAAATATGGCAGCCCAGGAGAGATGGAAGTACTTGAACATGAAAAAGGGGATCAGAAGTCAGTTTCAGCAGAGTACAAATTGCCTCTTGTATGGATTGACCTGGAGATGACCG GTTTGAATATTGAAGTTGATAGGATATTGGAGATTGCTTGTGTAGTTACAGATGGAAATTTGACGAATTCAATTGAG GTTATTGAATTTGTCAAGAGAAACATTGGCACATATACACCATTACTAGCAGGAAATTCAGTCTACGtggattttcaatttttgaag AAATACATGCCGAATCTGGCTAGTCTTTTTTCACATGTACTAGTTGATGTCAGCAGTGTCAAGGCATTGTGTGTTCGTTGGTTTCCAAGAG ATAGCAAAAAGGCTCCTAAAAAGGAATGCAAGCATAGAGCTATGGATGACATTAAGGAGAGCATAGCAGAACTCAAATACTTCAAGGAACACATATTCAAGGCCTCCAAGTCTAATAAGTGA
- the LOC107795698 gene encoding oligoribonuclease isoform X1, with protein sequence MYQISNAFSLLNLDVEDSQDETRTDITNGATGRVNRKGKGKDKYGSPGEMEVLEHEKGDQKSVSAEYKLPLVWIDLEMTGLNIEVDRILEIACVVTDGNLTNSIEGPDLVINQPKECLDKMGEWCQEHHAASGLTERVLKSTVTEEEAEKQVIEFVKRNIGTYTPLLAGNSVYVDFQFLKKYMPNLASLFSHVLVDVSSVKALCVRWFPRDSKKAPKKECKHRAMDDIKESIAELKYFKEHIFKASKSNK encoded by the exons ATGTATCAAATCTCAAATGCCTTTTCATTGCTAAATTTGGATGTTGAAGATAGCCAGGATGAAACCCGAACTGATATTACTAATGGGGCCACCGGTAGAGTAAACAGAAAAG GTAAAGGGAAAGACAAATATGGCAGCCCAGGAGAGATGGAAGTACTTGAACATGAAAAAGGGGATCAGAAGTCAGTTTCAGCAGAGTACAAATTGCCTCTTGTATGGATTGACCTGGAGATGACCG GTTTGAATATTGAAGTTGATAGGATATTGGAGATTGCTTGTGTAGTTACAGATGGAAATTTGACGAATTCAATTGAG GGTCCGGATTTGGTTATAAATCAACCTAAGGAGTGTCTAGACAAAATGGGTGAATGGTGTCAAGAGCATCATGCagctagtg GTTTGACTGAGAGGGTGCTTAAGAGTACGGTCACTGAAGAAGAAGCTGAGAAACAG GTTATTGAATTTGTCAAGAGAAACATTGGCACATATACACCATTACTAGCAGGAAATTCAGTCTACGtggattttcaatttttgaag AAATACATGCCGAATCTGGCTAGTCTTTTTTCACATGTACTAGTTGATGTCAGCAGTGTCAAGGCATTGTGTGTTCGTTGGTTTCCAAGAG ATAGCAAAAAGGCTCCTAAAAAGGAATGCAAGCATAGAGCTATGGATGACATTAAGGAGAGCATAGCAGAACTCAAATACTTCAAGGAACACATATTCAAGGCCTCCAAGTCTAATAAGTGA